In Fundidesulfovibrio magnetotacticus, the following proteins share a genomic window:
- a CDS encoding glycosyltransferase family protein has protein sequence MARILYGVHGSQHGHAIRALTLARAFPQHEFLFVTSEEAAGILRRGHRVETVLNPGTRYKNYALDLPATVALAVKTFARRGSELARLGRLIEDFKPDVCLSDYEYFVPIAARRAGVPCLSLDHQHVITLCEHQLPRAVWWDLASTSFSVDRLFSNSTAHLVISFYQPPLKPGAQRAISPPIHREKVFEHEATVGEHILVYQSCSICPRFVPLLQTLGRPVIVYGYNREAREGNLTFKKFSEDGLLADMASCAYVICGGGHTLMSEALFYGKPIVSLPVKGAFEQWLNAFYLEKLGYGLHLDMHKLDETAMAGFESRVEGCRERVRAVDFRGNEFAFGIVERFVRDGRL, from the coding sequence ATGGCCCGCATCCTCTACGGCGTCCACGGCTCCCAGCACGGCCACGCCATCCGAGCGCTCACCCTGGCAAGGGCCTTCCCGCAGCACGAGTTCCTTTTCGTCACCAGCGAGGAGGCCGCCGGGATCCTGCGGCGCGGCCACCGCGTGGAGACCGTGCTCAACCCCGGCACGCGCTACAAGAACTACGCCCTGGACCTGCCCGCCACCGTGGCCCTGGCCGTGAAGACCTTCGCCCGCAGGGGCAGCGAACTGGCCCGCCTGGGCAGGCTCATCGAGGACTTCAAGCCCGACGTCTGCCTCTCGGACTACGAATACTTCGTGCCCATCGCGGCCAGACGCGCGGGCGTGCCCTGCCTCTCCCTGGACCACCAGCACGTCATCACCCTCTGCGAGCACCAGCTGCCCCGCGCCGTCTGGTGGGACCTCGCGAGCACGTCCTTCTCCGTGGACAGGCTCTTCTCCAACTCCACGGCGCACCTGGTCATCAGCTTCTACCAGCCGCCCTTGAAGCCCGGCGCGCAGCGGGCCATCTCGCCGCCCATCCACCGGGAGAAGGTGTTCGAGCACGAGGCGACGGTGGGCGAGCACATCCTGGTGTACCAGAGCTGCTCCATCTGTCCGCGCTTCGTGCCGCTGCTCCAGACCCTGGGGCGTCCGGTGATCGTCTACGGCTACAACCGCGAGGCCCGCGAGGGCAACCTGACCTTCAAGAAGTTCAGCGAAGACGGACTGCTGGCCGACATGGCCTCCTGCGCCTACGTGATCTGCGGGGGCGGCCACACCCTCATGAGCGAGGCCCTTTTCTACGGCAAGCCCATCGTCTCCCTGCCCGTGAAGGGGGCCTTCGAGCAGTGGCTCAACGCCTTCTACCTGGAGAAGCTGGGCTACGGCCTGCACCTGGACATGCACAAGCTCGACGAGACGGCCATGGCCGGATTCGAGTCCCGTGTGGAGGGCTGCCGCGAGCGCGTGCGCGCCGTGGACTTCCGGGGCAACGAGTTCGCCTTCGGGATCGTGGAGCGCTTCGTGCGGGACGGACGACTGTAG